The Anastrepha ludens isolate Willacy chromosome 2, idAnaLude1.1, whole genome shotgun sequence genome contains a region encoding:
- the LOC128863424 gene encoding peptidoglycan-recognition protein LB-like: MSTLVQRITILSNLLLLLVYQQIFLVGTQAAPTATANVQAPSTLQHLNAETSVLSNRDANTNSNSKYNLKWTPRSAWQAAAPLHAPTHISTVGGVSHVIIHHTATPASTCRLNTNACAATIRAMQRTHQQQRGWDDIGYNFLIGGSDDQAEIYEGRGFDVVGAHAVGYNARSVGIALIGDWTDALPPHPVLDKLHQLISYGVQMGHIQRDYTLLGHRQVKATECPGNRLYNELRGWPHYKQHVA; this comes from the exons ATGTCAACTTTAGTTCAAAGAATCACCATATTAAGCAatctgctgttgctgttggtgtACCAGCAAATATTTCTGGTCGGAACTCAAGCag CTCCGACCGCGACCGCCAACGTGCAAGCACCATCAACCTTGCAGCACCTCAATGCAGAAACTTCAGTATTAAGCAACCGCGACGCCAACACCAACAGCAATTCTAAATACAATTTGAAATGGACACCGCGCAGCGCTTGGCAGGCGGCCGCGCCACTTCACGCCCCAACACATATCTCAACCGTGGGCGGCGTGTCACATGTGATAATTCATCATACCGCAACACCAGCTAGCACATGTCGACTCAACACCAACGCCTGCGCCGCCACCATACGCGCCATGCAGCGTACGCATCAGCAGCAACGCGGTTGGGATGACATCGGTTACAATTTCCTAATCGGTGGCAGTGATGACCAAGCCGAGATTTATGAGGGGCGCGGCTTTGATGTAGTAGGCGCACACGCGGTCGGTTACAATGCGCGAAGTGTGGGCATAGCACTAATTGGTGACTGGACAG ACGCTCTACCGCCCCATCCTGTGCTGGATAAGCTGCACCAGCTCATAAGTTATGGGGTACAAATGGGTCACATCCAACGAGACTACACACTGCTCGGCCATAGGCAAGTGAAGGCTACTGAATGTCCGGGCAACCGGCTGTACAATGAGCTCAGAGGGTGGCCACACTATAAGCAACATGTTGCGTAA